A window of Ignavibacterium sp. contains these coding sequences:
- a CDS encoding energy transducer TonB produces the protein MKIFSLLIFTLLIFVSSNFAQAEVSSDDGYLAFAQVMPEPVEGLPAVIKKIQYPTIAKQAGLEGKVFVMAYVDEKGNVDDVKVLKAIGGGCEEEVIKVLKATKFKPGMNNGQPVKVKTSLSFAFKLK, from the coding sequence CTTTATTGATTTTCACTTTACTGATATTTGTTAGTTCTAACTTTGCTCAGGCTGAAGTTAGCAGTGACGATGGTTATCTTGCATTTGCCCAGGTAATGCCTGAGCCAGTTGAAGGTTTGCCTGCCGTGATTAAGAAAATCCAATATCCAACTATCGCAAAACAAGCTGGTCTTGAAGGAAAAGTTTTTGTGATGGCTTATGTGGATGAGAAAGGAAATGTTGATGATGTTAAAGTTCTAAAGGCTATTGGTGGAGGATGTGAAGAAGAGGTGATAAAAGTTTTAAAGGCAACAAAATTTAAACCTGGTATGAATAACGGTCAACCAGTCAAAGTAAAAACATCATTATCCTTTGCTTTCAAACTAAAATAA